One genomic segment of Terrihabitans soli includes these proteins:
- a CDS encoding DUF1045 domain-containing protein encodes MARYAIYYAPERASLLWRFGSSVLGADPESGQTVPQIVPDGFLPDDWQSFTASPRRYGFHATLKAPFELAPGKTEQDLFAAFRAFAGRQIAFSAPALEPVLYGDYVTLQEKTPDPRLQALAGLCVREFDAFRAPLSDKDRARRKPQGLSAREREHLENWGYPYVFEDFVFHMTLAGPLPENRGQDASTALSAAYDKAVKDEDFSVRSLSIFVEPGPGEPFKLALRAPFVAKAS; translated from the coding sequence ATGGCGCGCTACGCGATCTATTATGCGCCCGAGCGCGCCAGCCTTCTCTGGCGGTTCGGCTCGTCTGTGCTCGGCGCAGATCCGGAGAGCGGCCAGACGGTGCCGCAGATCGTGCCGGACGGATTTTTGCCCGACGACTGGCAGAGCTTTACCGCATCGCCGCGCCGCTACGGATTTCACGCGACGCTGAAAGCGCCGTTCGAACTTGCGCCGGGCAAGACGGAACAGGATTTGTTCGCGGCGTTCCGCGCTTTTGCCGGACGGCAGATCGCCTTCTCCGCCCCGGCGCTCGAGCCGGTGCTGTACGGCGATTACGTCACGCTGCAGGAAAAGACGCCTGATCCGCGCCTGCAGGCGCTCGCGGGTTTGTGCGTGCGCGAGTTCGATGCCTTCCGCGCGCCCTTGTCGGACAAGGACCGCGCCCGCCGCAAGCCGCAGGGCCTGAGCGCGCGGGAACGCGAGCATCTCGAAAACTGGGGCTATCCTTACGTGTTCGAGGATTTCGTCTTTCACATGACCTTGGCCGGCCCTTTGCCGGAAAACCGCGGCCAGGATGCCTCGACCGCGCTCAGTGCGGCCTATGACAAGGCCGTGAAGGACGAGGATTTTTCCGTCCGTTCGCTGTCGATCTTTGTGGAGCCCGGCCCGGGCGAGCCGTTCAAGCTGGCGCTCAGGGCGCCTTTCGTCGCAAAAGCCTCCTGA
- a CDS encoding gamma-glutamyltransferase family protein — protein MSLNAHSDKGVVAAPHSLAAETGRAILEEGGTAIEAAIAMGATIAVTYPHMSGLGGDGFFLIREPNGRVGYIEACGPAGSGASLAAYRKLGLDAVPARGPLGAATVAGVTAGWKLAREAGRGRLPLDVLFSDAIRHAREGFKVSTGQGQNQPKLQAELFKAPGFAGQYLKEGKLYGEGEVLRQEKIAATFEQLAHAGLDDFYRGDIGREIAADLEAIRSPVTREDLQRYEARLREPLKLSLKSATVWNSPPPTQGLASLLILGIAEKLDLGRPESVEFVHGLVEATKRAFLVRDRAITDPAFMESDPKEYLTPEWLMAEAAKVKKDRALPWPAPPGEGDTVWMGAIDREGRAVSYIQSLYWEWGSGCVLPKTGIIWQNRGCGFSLDERSSNPLQPGRLPFHTLNPPIAVMKDGRVISYGSMGGDGQPQTQAAVFVRYLMGKTVEEAVDLPRWRLGKSWGANDTTLKIEPRFDGAVIEKLGKLGHEVEVLDKPYSSETGHAGLIVRHPDGKIEGVHDRRADGGALGL, from the coding sequence ATGAGCCTTAACGCACACTCCGATAAGGGCGTCGTCGCCGCCCCGCACAGCCTTGCCGCCGAAACGGGCCGGGCGATCCTCGAGGAGGGCGGCACCGCCATCGAGGCGGCCATCGCCATGGGCGCGACCATCGCCGTCACCTATCCGCATATGTCGGGCCTTGGCGGAGACGGCTTTTTTCTGATTCGGGAGCCTAACGGGCGGGTCGGCTATATCGAGGCCTGCGGTCCCGCCGGGAGCGGGGCGAGCCTTGCCGCCTACCGGAAGCTCGGTCTCGACGCCGTTCCGGCGCGTGGGCCGCTCGGAGCCGCGACCGTTGCCGGCGTTACCGCGGGCTGGAAGCTGGCGCGCGAGGCGGGCCGCGGCCGCCTGCCGCTCGACGTCCTGTTCTCCGACGCCATCCGCCATGCCCGCGAGGGCTTCAAGGTCTCGACGGGGCAAGGCCAGAATCAGCCCAAGCTTCAGGCCGAGCTTTTCAAGGCACCGGGCTTTGCCGGCCAGTACCTGAAAGAGGGGAAGCTTTACGGCGAAGGCGAGGTGCTGCGGCAGGAGAAGATCGCGGCAACCTTCGAGCAGCTCGCCCATGCCGGGCTCGACGATTTCTACCGCGGCGATATCGGCCGCGAGATCGCAGCCGATCTCGAAGCCATCAGATCGCCGGTCACTCGCGAGGATCTTCAGCGTTACGAGGCGCGGCTGCGCGAGCCGCTGAAGCTCTCTTTGAAATCCGCGACCGTCTGGAATTCGCCGCCGCCGACACAGGGGCTCGCTTCGCTTCTCATTCTCGGCATCGCCGAAAAGCTTGATCTGGGCCGGCCGGAAAGCGTCGAATTCGTCCACGGCCTTGTCGAAGCGACGAAGCGCGCTTTCCTCGTCCGCGACCGGGCAATTACCGATCCGGCTTTCATGGAAAGCGATCCGAAAGAGTATCTGACCCCTGAATGGCTGATGGCCGAGGCCGCCAAGGTAAAGAAGGACCGCGCACTGCCCTGGCCGGCGCCGCCGGGCGAAGGCGACACCGTGTGGATGGGTGCCATCGACCGCGAGGGCCGCGCCGTCTCCTATATTCAGAGTCTGTATTGGGAGTGGGGCTCGGGCTGCGTCCTGCCGAAGACGGGCATCATCTGGCAGAACCGCGGCTGCGGCTTTTCGCTCGACGAGCGGTCGTCAAATCCGCTGCAGCCGGGGCGGCTGCCTTTCCACACACTGAATCCGCCCATTGCCGTCATGAAGGATGGGCGCGTGATCTCCTATGGTTCAATGGGCGGCGATGGCCAGCCGCAGACACAAGCCGCCGTCTTTGTGCGCTATCTGATGGGCAAGACCGTCGAAGAGGCTGTGGACCTGCCGCGCTGGCGGCTCGGCAAAAGCTGGGGCGCCAATGACACGACGCTGAAGATCGAGCCGCGTTTCGACGGCGCGGTGATCGAAAAGCTTGGCAAGCTTGGCCATGAGGTCGAAGTGCTGGACAAGCCCTATTCCAGCGAGACCGGCCATGCCGGGCTGATCGTGCGTCATCCGGACGGAAAGATCGAAGGCGTACATGACAGGCGCGCCGATGGCGGCGCTTTGGGCCTGTAA
- a CDS encoding WD40 repeat domain-containing protein — MSSPGSTDTSLADYMRPVLAGSHVTATAFLDTTAVFALGDGTVILANGETTSRLNAHDGASILVAVADGKHLVTGGDDGRVMRINSTGKIEEIGKAPSGAWIDAVAVGPDGAVAWSAGKKAHVRDGKGALFTLDLPSSGRGLCFAPKGFQLYIARYNGVTLWFPRTQGTPKEVAWKGSHLDVTASADGRFVVSTMQENEMHGWRLADNGNMRMSGYPSKVRSMSWSHDGKWLASSGADAAIVWPFMTRDGPMGKPPLELGIRPSRVERVAFHPKAPVLAVGYKDGCIWFIRMDDESILQARSAGEGGPVTALAWSGDGSMLSFGSEEGSAGVLPLPKV, encoded by the coding sequence ATGTCTTCTCCCGGTTCCACCGATACCTCGCTCGCCGATTACATGCGCCCGGTACTTGCCGGCTCGCATGTGACCGCGACCGCCTTTCTCGACACGACGGCGGTGTTTGCGCTTGGCGACGGCACGGTCATTCTCGCCAATGGCGAGACGACCTCGCGTCTCAACGCCCATGACGGCGCGTCCATTCTTGTGGCGGTTGCGGACGGCAAACACCTCGTCACCGGCGGCGATGACGGTCGCGTCATGCGCATCAACTCCACCGGCAAGATCGAGGAAATCGGCAAGGCGCCGTCGGGCGCCTGGATCGATGCTGTGGCGGTCGGTCCCGATGGCGCAGTTGCCTGGTCGGCCGGCAAGAAAGCGCATGTCCGCGACGGCAAGGGCGCACTTTTTACGCTCGATCTGCCGTCGAGCGGGCGCGGCCTGTGCTTTGCGCCGAAAGGCTTTCAGCTCTACATCGCCCGCTATAATGGCGTCACGCTCTGGTTCCCGCGCACGCAGGGCACGCCGAAAGAAGTGGCGTGGAAGGGCTCGCATCTCGACGTCACGGCATCCGCGGACGGGCGTTTCGTTGTGTCCACCATGCAGGAAAACGAGATGCACGGCTGGCGCCTCGCCGATAACGGCAATATGCGCATGTCCGGCTATCCGTCGAAGGTGCGTTCGATGTCGTGGTCGCATGACGGCAAATGGCTGGCGAGCTCAGGCGCCGATGCCGCCATTGTCTGGCCGTTCATGACGCGCGACGGCCCGATGGGCAAACCGCCGCTCGAACTCGGCATCCGTCCCTCGCGCGTCGAGCGTGTTGCCTTTCATCCGAAAGCTCCCGTGCTCGCCGTCGGCTACAAAGACGGCTGCATCTGGTTCATCCGTATGGACGATGAAAGCATTCTGCAGGCCCGCTCGGCCGGCGAAGGCGGTCCGGTGACGGCGCTCGCCTGGAGCGGTGACGGATCGATGCTGTCCTTCGGCAGCGAAGAGGGATCTGCGGGCGTTCTGCCACTGCCCAAGGTCTAG
- a CDS encoding GNAT family N-acetyltransferase, with product MIEVRSEFLSDIDAREDLLDAAMGEARFKKTSARLRENRLPADGLALIAEEDGDVVGTVRLWNVSAGGRDALLLGPLAVAPDRQSAGIGGRLMRAAIARAEELGHGAILLVGDAPYYARFGFSTDATAKLRMPGPYERSRFLARELVPGALSGASGVLKATGALVQVPAAAEALPLRVAA from the coding sequence ATGATCGAAGTACGCAGCGAATTTCTTTCCGATATCGACGCCCGCGAGGACCTCCTCGACGCGGCGATGGGAGAGGCGCGTTTCAAGAAGACCTCGGCGCGCCTGCGCGAGAACCGCCTGCCGGCGGACGGCCTCGCTTTGATCGCCGAGGAAGACGGCGATGTGGTCGGCACGGTGCGCCTGTGGAATGTCTCGGCCGGCGGCCGCGATGCGCTTCTGCTCGGCCCGCTCGCTGTTGCGCCGGACCGTCAGTCCGCAGGCATCGGCGGCCGTCTGATGCGTGCCGCCATCGCTCGCGCCGAAGAGCTCGGCCATGGCGCGATCCTTCTTGTCGGCGATGCGCCCTACTACGCGCGCTTCGGCTTCTCGACGGATGCGACCGCGAAACTGCGCATGCCAGGGCCTTATGAGCGTTCGCGCTTTCTTGCGCGCGAACTCGTGCCCGGCGCGCTTTCCGGCGCGAGCGGCGTGCTGAAGGCGACCGGCGCGCTGGTTCAGGTTCCGGCTGCTGCCGAGGCTCTGCCGCTCCGCGTTGCGGCCTGA
- a CDS encoding type III PLP-dependent enzyme, which translates to MTERILNYMAAHPHEGPRLVVDLDVVRDNYRAFSKALPDTRVFYAVKANPEPKVLKLLADLGSCFDTASVVEIKLALDAGATPDRISFGNTIKKERDIAAARALGIDLYAVDCIEEVEKIARAAPGARVFARILCDGAGAEWPLSRKFGCVPEMAVDVLEHAHRLGLTAYGVSFHVGSQQRDPKMWNGALASAAMIFRTLAERGITLSMVNLGGGFPTRYLKKIPGVESYGTAIFNALRKHFGNRIPETIIEPGRGMVGNAGIIESEVVLISKKSNAADETRWVYLDIGKFGGLAETMDEAIRYPIKTPRDGAELAPCVLAGPTCDSADVMYEKDPYFLPVSLEIGDRVLIEATGAYTTTYSSCAFNGFPPLHTVCI; encoded by the coding sequence ATGACCGAGCGCATTCTCAACTACATGGCCGCCCACCCTCACGAAGGGCCGCGCCTTGTTGTCGATCTCGACGTCGTCCGCGACAATTACCGTGCCTTCTCCAAGGCGCTGCCGGACACCCGCGTCTTCTACGCCGTCAAGGCGAACCCGGAGCCGAAAGTGCTGAAGCTCCTCGCCGATCTCGGCTCGTGCTTCGACACGGCCTCGGTTGTCGAGATCAAGCTTGCGCTCGACGCCGGCGCGACGCCCGACCGCATCTCCTTCGGCAACACGATCAAGAAGGAACGCGACATCGCGGCCGCGCGCGCGCTCGGCATCGACCTCTATGCGGTGGACTGCATCGAGGAAGTCGAAAAGATCGCCCGTGCCGCCCCCGGCGCGCGCGTCTTCGCCCGCATCCTGTGCGATGGCGCCGGCGCCGAATGGCCGCTGTCGCGCAAGTTCGGCTGCGTGCCGGAAATGGCCGTCGACGTGCTCGAGCATGCGCATCGCCTCGGCCTCACGGCTTACGGCGTTTCCTTCCATGTCGGTTCGCAGCAGCGCGATCCGAAAATGTGGAACGGCGCGCTGGCCTCGGCCGCGATGATCTTCCGCACGCTCGCCGAGCGCGGCATCACGCTGTCCATGGTCAATCTCGGCGGCGGCTTCCCGACCCGTTATCTGAAGAAGATTCCGGGCGTCGAGAGCTATGGCACGGCGATCTTCAACGCGCTGCGCAAGCATTTCGGCAACCGCATTCCGGAAACGATCATCGAACCGGGCCGCGGCATGGTCGGCAATGCCGGCATCATCGAATCGGAAGTCGTTCTGATCTCGAAGAAGTCGAACGCGGCGGACGAGACCCGCTGGGTCTATCTCGACATCGGCAAGTTCGGCGGTCTCGCCGAGACGATGGACGAGGCGATCCGCTATCCGATCAAGACGCCGCGCGACGGCGCGGAACTGGCGCCGTGCGTGCTCGCAGGCCCGACCTGCGACTCGGCCGATGTGATGTACGAGAAGGACCCCTATTTCCTTCCCGTCTCGCTCGAAATCGGCGACCGCGTGCTGATCGAGGCCACGGGTGCGTACACGACGACGTACTCGTCATGCGCCTTTAACGGCTTCCCGCCGCTGCACACGGTGTGCATCTGA
- a CDS encoding alpha-D-ribose 1-methylphosphonate 5-triphosphate diphosphatase — protein sequence MTITLTNAQLVTEDGIVSGTLTYDQNGIADVQPGASQVRGAEDAEGDFVVPGLIECHTDNLERHLVPRPGVIWPNSLAGALAHDAQIIASGITTVYDAMCIGGFDDEKDYRPKILGSMLAAVEEGNQHKLFRAEHRVHLRCETTDPKMMSYLERHPGTRSASLASLMDHTPGQRQWRDLNHYRQFIKGEGRTDAEIEEMIAADMERSAPIVADNFLKAVEFCKERGIAIASHDDTTIEHVDDAVKAGCTISEFPTTVEAAEAAHKAGMKTVGGAPNVVRGGSHSGGVSMIELAQAGLLDVLSSDYVPASLLQAANKLGAGIMPLHEAFGLVTWRAADMLGLADRGRLKKGLRADFVRFRISNGTPIVRAVTVRGMRVF from the coding sequence ATGACAATCACTTTGACCAATGCGCAGCTTGTGACCGAAGACGGCATCGTCTCCGGCACGCTGACCTATGACCAGAACGGCATTGCCGATGTGCAGCCGGGCGCAAGCCAGGTGCGCGGCGCCGAAGATGCCGAAGGCGATTTTGTCGTGCCCGGCCTTATCGAGTGCCACACCGACAATCTCGAGCGCCATCTCGTGCCGCGGCCCGGCGTCATCTGGCCGAATTCGCTGGCCGGCGCGCTGGCGCATGATGCGCAGATCATCGCTTCGGGCATCACGACGGTCTACGACGCGATGTGCATCGGCGGCTTCGACGATGAGAAGGATTACCGGCCGAAGATTCTCGGCTCCATGCTGGCTGCGGTCGAGGAAGGCAATCAGCACAAACTCTTCCGCGCCGAGCATCGCGTGCATCTGCGCTGCGAGACGACCGATCCGAAAATGATGTCCTATCTCGAGCGTCATCCGGGCACACGCTCGGCCTCGCTTGCGAGCCTCATGGATCACACGCCCGGCCAGCGGCAATGGCGCGATCTCAATCACTATCGCCAGTTCATCAAAGGCGAGGGACGTACCGACGCCGAGATCGAAGAGATGATCGCCGCCGATATGGAGCGCAGCGCGCCGATCGTCGCTGACAATTTCCTCAAAGCGGTGGAGTTCTGCAAAGAACGCGGCATTGCGATTGCAAGCCATGACGACACGACCATCGAGCATGTCGACGATGCGGTGAAGGCCGGATGCACGATCTCGGAATTTCCGACGACGGTCGAAGCCGCCGAAGCCGCGCACAAAGCCGGCATGAAGACGGTCGGCGGTGCGCCCAATGTCGTGCGCGGCGGCTCGCATTCGGGCGGCGTGTCGATGATTGAACTCGCCCAGGCCGGGCTGCTCGACGTGCTGTCGTCCGATTACGTGCCTGCAAGCCTGTTGCAGGCCGCGAACAAACTCGGCGCCGGCATCATGCCGCTGCACGAAGCCTTCGGCCTCGTCACCTGGCGCGCGGCGGACATGCTCGGCCTTGCCGATCGCGGCCGTCTGAAAAAGGGATTGCGCGCCGACTTCGTGCGATTCCGCATATCCAATGGAACGCCGATCGTGCGCGCGGTGACGGTGCGCGGCATGCGGGTTTTCTGA
- a CDS encoding response regulator: protein MPLEGRRVLLVEDETLVSMLMEDILMDFGCILVGTAARLEDALARAREAAIDIALLDVNLAGKRSFPVADILAERGIPFLFVSGYGEQALEAPHQNRPVIQKPFSPESIGEAIQNVLNG from the coding sequence ATGCCCCTCGAAGGCCGCCGCGTCCTTCTCGTGGAAGACGAGACGCTCGTCTCCATGCTGATGGAAGACATCCTGATGGATTTCGGCTGCATTCTTGTCGGTACCGCCGCGCGTCTCGAGGATGCGCTGGCGCGCGCCAGAGAGGCCGCGATCGATATTGCGCTGCTCGACGTCAATCTGGCCGGCAAGCGCTCTTTCCCGGTCGCCGATATTCTCGCCGAGCGCGGTATCCCGTTCCTGTTCGTGTCGGGCTATGGCGAGCAGGCGCTTGAAGCGCCGCATCAGAACCGGCCGGTGATCCAGAAGCCGTTCAGCCCGGAATCGATCGGCGAAGCCATTCAGAACGTCCTGAACGGCTAG
- a CDS encoding GNAT family N-acetyltransferase, with protein sequence MRVETALETASLILRPWRLDDLAPLVEGLNDIRVAQWLAFVRHPYLESDGLKWIEHCRQLSAGEDPRHYEFAIELKTDGAVIGGVSLNNIDREQGCAGGGIWINAAYHRRGYGREAFGERIRFAFDALNLRELRNGYFAGNEPSWDLQKRFGYTLTGEEPRRRQCAADGSWKDEILTRLRKEDWVKA encoded by the coding sequence GTGCGTGTGGAAACCGCACTGGAAACCGCATCGCTCATCCTTCGCCCTTGGCGGCTTGATGATCTCGCCCCGCTTGTTGAGGGCCTGAACGACATCAGGGTCGCGCAATGGCTGGCCTTTGTCCGGCATCCCTATCTCGAATCGGACGGCCTCAAATGGATCGAGCATTGCCGGCAGCTTTCGGCCGGTGAAGATCCGCGTCATTACGAATTTGCGATCGAGCTTAAAACAGATGGCGCGGTCATCGGCGGCGTCAGCCTCAACAATATCGATCGGGAGCAGGGCTGCGCCGGCGGCGGCATCTGGATCAACGCCGCCTATCATCGCCGCGGCTATGGACGCGAAGCTTTCGGCGAGCGCATCCGCTTTGCCTTCGACGCGTTGAATCTGCGCGAACTTCGCAACGGCTATTTTGCCGGCAATGAGCCGTCCTGGGATTTGCAGAAGCGGTTTGGCTATACACTCACCGGCGAGGAACCGCGCCGGCGCCAATGCGCAGCCGACGGATCGTGGAAGGATGAGATCCTGACACGTTTGCGCAAAGAGGATTGGGTAAAAGCCTAG
- a CDS encoding MarR family winged helix-turn-helix transcriptional regulator, whose product MPEDIVRSFGFLTLGTRMKRIGERLQAGTQELLDELNVGFVPSQYPFLAAIDRLGPLTIGELSEAVGVTQPATTKSVGLIARLGFMRVASSDADQRRKIVSLTEKGQKLVDTAKKDVWPQIERAVADLCASLDGPLLEQLAAIEDGLSEKPLARRIARPPKKAGAR is encoded by the coding sequence GTGCCGGAAGACATTGTCCGCAGCTTCGGCTTTCTGACGCTCGGCACGCGCATGAAGCGCATCGGCGAGCGGCTGCAGGCGGGGACCCAGGAATTGCTCGATGAGCTGAATGTCGGCTTTGTGCCGAGCCAGTATCCTTTTTTGGCCGCTATCGACCGTCTCGGCCCGCTGACGATCGGCGAACTTTCCGAAGCGGTCGGCGTCACGCAGCCCGCGACGACGAAAAGCGTCGGCCTTATCGCCAGGCTCGGCTTTATGCGCGTGGCGTCTTCGGATGCGGACCAGCGGCGCAAGATCGTCAGCCTGACCGAGAAGGGCCAGAAGCTCGTCGATACCGCCAAGAAAGATGTGTGGCCGCAGATCGAGCGCGCGGTGGCCGATCTCTGCGCTTCGCTCGACGGGCCGCTGCTCGAACAGCTGGCCGCCATCGAGGACGGGCTTTCGGAAAAGCCGCTGGCGCGCCGCATCGCGCGTCCTCCGAAAAAGGCAGGCGCGCGATGA
- a CDS encoding GNAT family N-acetyltransferase codes for MSHILDRPVWTALGSSHADFAESNGLARRYPVSVIPFASVGDDEPESYAALAQLTQPGDTCFIVQAAHLPVALPRELTASFDAPVTQMIADRLMPEIDDPRIRPLTEDDAAEMFALADLTKPGPFTHRAQALGTFYGVKEKGRLIAMAGVRFRHPGLHEVSGVCTHPDVRGQGLGRLMMEFMCGKIYAAGDRPFLHTFSDNARAIALYEKLGFKVRSPMHVTAFRRT; via the coding sequence ATGAGCCATATTCTCGACCGCCCGGTCTGGACGGCGCTCGGCTCAAGCCATGCCGATTTTGCCGAGAGCAATGGTCTGGCGCGGCGCTATCCGGTCTCGGTCATTCCCTTTGCGTCGGTGGGTGACGATGAGCCCGAAAGCTATGCCGCTCTGGCGCAGCTCACCCAGCCCGGCGACACATGTTTCATTGTTCAGGCCGCGCATCTTCCCGTAGCTTTGCCGCGCGAACTGACCGCGAGTTTCGATGCGCCGGTAACGCAGATGATCGCGGACCGGTTGATGCCGGAGATCGACGATCCGCGCATTCGGCCGCTGACCGAGGACGATGCGGCGGAGATGTTCGCGCTGGCCGATCTCACAAAGCCCGGCCCTTTCACCCACAGAGCCCAGGCGCTGGGCACGTTTTATGGCGTGAAGGAAAAGGGGCGGCTCATCGCGATGGCGGGCGTGCGCTTCCGCCATCCCGGCCTTCACGAAGTCTCGGGTGTCTGCACGCATCCGGATGTGCGCGGGCAGGGGCTCGGACGGCTGATGATGGAATTCATGTGCGGGAAGATCTATGCGGCAGGCGATCGGCCTTTCCTGCACACCTTCTCGGACAATGCGCGGGCCATCGCGCTGTACGAAAAGCTCGGCTTCAAAGTGAGAAGCCCGATGCACGTCACGGCGTTCCGCCGCACATGA
- a CDS encoding homospermidine synthase, translating to MADWPIYGEITGPIVMIGFGSIGRGTLPMIERHFKYDKSRMSVIDPSDHNKHILDAHGLDLIQKHVTKENYRELLTPLLTKGKGQGFCVNLSVDTGSVDIMELCRELGCLYIDTVNEPWLGFYFDKKKGPSERSNYALREITLAAKKKNPGGPTAVSCCGANPGMVSFFVKQAALNIARDMNLNVPDPETREEWAALLRQIGVKGVHIAERDTQRTVDPKPPNVFLNTWSVEGFISEGLQPSELGWGTHEKWKPANAETHPAANAPAIYLMQPGAATKVRTWCPTLGAQYGFLVTHNESISISDYFTVHEDGRAVYRPTCHYAYHPADDAILSWHELFGAAGKHQDKLHVLDEDELVDGIDELGVLLYGHGKGAYWYGSQLSLEETRRLAPYQNATGLQVTSAILAGMVWALENPNEGIVEAEEMDFKRCLEIQFPYLGPVNGYYTDWTPLENRPGLFPEDIDESDPWQFKNFFVG from the coding sequence ATGGCGGATTGGCCGATCTACGGAGAAATTACCGGACCCATCGTGATGATCGGCTTCGGCTCGATCGGGCGCGGCACGCTGCCGATGATCGAACGCCATTTCAAATACGACAAATCCCGCATGTCGGTGATCGATCCGTCCGATCATAACAAGCACATCCTCGATGCGCATGGTCTCGACCTCATCCAGAAGCACGTCACCAAAGAGAACTACCGCGAGCTTCTGACGCCGCTTCTGACCAAAGGCAAAGGCCAGGGCTTCTGCGTCAACCTTTCGGTCGATACCGGCTCCGTCGACATCATGGAGCTCTGCCGCGAACTCGGCTGCCTTTACATCGACACCGTGAACGAGCCTTGGCTCGGCTTCTACTTCGACAAGAAGAAAGGCCCGTCCGAGCGCTCGAACTATGCGCTGCGCGAAATCACTCTCGCCGCGAAGAAGAAAAATCCCGGCGGGCCGACCGCCGTCTCCTGCTGCGGCGCCAACCCCGGCATGGTGTCTTTCTTCGTCAAACAAGCGGCGCTGAACATTGCCCGCGACATGAACCTCAACGTTCCCGATCCGGAAACGCGCGAGGAATGGGCGGCGCTGCTCAGGCAGATCGGCGTCAAGGGCGTGCATATCGCCGAACGCGATACGCAGCGCACCGTCGATCCGAAGCCGCCGAACGTCTTCCTCAACACCTGGTCGGTAGAAGGCTTTATCTCCGAAGGGCTGCAGCCTTCCGAACTCGGCTGGGGCACGCATGAAAAATGGAAGCCTGCGAATGCTGAGACGCATCCCGCCGCAAATGCGCCGGCGATCTATCTGATGCAGCCGGGCGCCGCGACCAAGGTCCGTACCTGGTGCCCGACGCTTGGCGCGCAATACGGCTTCCTCGTCACGCACAATGAGTCGATTTCGATCTCGGATTATTTCACCGTCCATGAGGACGGGCGCGCCGTCTATCGGCCGACCTGCCACTACGCTTATCACCCGGCGGACGATGCGATACTGTCCTGGCACGAGCTGTTCGGCGCGGCGGGCAAGCATCAGGACAAGCTGCACGTCCTCGACGAAGACGAGCTTGTCGACGGCATCGACGAGCTCGGCGTTCTTCTGTACGGACACGGCAAGGGCGCCTACTGGTATGGCTCGCAGCTGTCTCTGGAAGAGACGCGCCGCCTCGCGCCCTATCAGAACGCGACAGGACTTCAGGTGACCTCGGCCATTCTCGCCGGAATGGTCTGGGCTCTGGAAAATCCGAACGAAGGCATTGTCGAAGCCGAGGAAATGGACTTCAAGCGCTGCCTTGAAATCCAGTTTCCCTATCTCGGCCCGGTGAACGGCTATTACACCGACTGGACGCCACTCGAGAACCGGCCCGGCCTCTTCCCGGAAGACATCGACGAGAGCGATCCCTGGCAGTTCAAGAACTTCTTCGTCGGCTGA